A DNA window from bacterium contains the following coding sequences:
- a CDS encoding family 10 glycosylhydrolase: MRRFACRSLALLGVMLMTTVWAEAQIVNGGFEEVGDDGKPAGWIVVPPFQAAAVTDGRPHSGQRAMRLVGDGASHAWRHELPALPTRVYRATGWFRAQGVKLGQGDEKDFARFYFHIHYKDRPYTDASQVYMDLPVGTYDWRRLSVRLVPQVQWPIEKVWVTVVGQFRSGTLDCDDLEFAPVQGGTGASALEWAQGAQPLVLSDMSQCTPAAALTTTTRLKQWKLVPYEAGSLTGKMIWAPSESQAPELTLPLGVKGWHAVYVGLADPASVGCQALLRLTRDPAPTPRSRTMGAVEEAFFKAADLTGQSLHLSRHPLGPGCGVAYVKLVPLTPEEVQTLQSRRSDASRRTLVTTIDGFSFIYSRRCTTREDLRREVEVYRDTDFGTLILQPGGADMTNYPSRVGEMAGQTLEVFGRTGDRQYAEAIRELARQQINPTQVMIGGAHDAGLKVHIAIRPGAWEHSPPLDDFFTSRFYREHPQWRCVDRDGTPVSRMSYAVPEVRAHLVDVLREAVGFGADGACVLYVRGAPFVLYEKPFADLFQKRYNADVQTVDENDPRVLALRAEIMTGFMREIRTMLDGEGRKRGTRLALSAMVLANEADNLKFGLDLRQWVKDGLVDLVMPYLHAGGGAAKEYDMAFFREVCGAAKVPVKPTFIGWSTPDVPSVLRQAVALYDQGADGLTFWDGNSGDENTARWCTLTRLGNVEDARRMSEDAPPTPVWLRFHRLGEVIVDGKYSPNWGY; encoded by the coding sequence ATGAGGCGCTTCGCGTGCCGCAGCCTGGCGTTGCTGGGAGTGATGCTCATGACCACGGTGTGGGCGGAGGCGCAGATCGTCAATGGCGGCTTCGAGGAAGTCGGGGACGACGGCAAGCCCGCCGGCTGGATCGTCGTGCCGCCCTTCCAGGCAGCGGCTGTCACCGACGGGCGACCGCACTCGGGGCAGCGCGCCATGCGCCTGGTCGGCGACGGCGCCAGTCATGCCTGGCGGCACGAGCTGCCCGCCCTGCCCACGCGCGTCTACCGCGCCACCGGCTGGTTCCGCGCGCAGGGCGTGAAGCTGGGCCAGGGCGACGAGAAGGACTTCGCCCGCTTCTACTTCCACATCCACTACAAGGACCGCCCCTACACCGACGCCAGCCAGGTCTACATGGACCTGCCGGTTGGGACGTATGACTGGCGACGCCTCTCCGTGCGGCTGGTGCCGCAGGTGCAGTGGCCCATCGAGAAGGTGTGGGTCACGGTGGTCGGGCAGTTCCGCAGCGGCACGCTCGACTGCGACGACCTCGAGTTCGCCCCGGTGCAGGGCGGCACGGGCGCCTCGGCGCTGGAGTGGGCCCAGGGGGCCCAGCCCCTCGTGCTCTCGGACATGAGCCAGTGCACACCCGCGGCGGCGCTGACCACGACCACACGCCTCAAGCAGTGGAAGCTGGTGCCGTACGAGGCGGGGAGCCTCACCGGGAAGATGATCTGGGCGCCGTCGGAGAGCCAGGCGCCTGAGCTGACGCTGCCGCTGGGCGTGAAGGGGTGGCACGCGGTCTACGTGGGCCTGGCCGACCCGGCGTCTGTCGGGTGCCAGGCGCTGCTGCGGCTGACCCGCGATCCCGCGCCGACGCCGCGCTCGCGCACCATGGGCGCAGTCGAGGAGGCGTTCTTCAAGGCCGCGGACCTCACCGGCCAGAGCCTGCACCTCAGCCGCCACCCCCTCGGTCCTGGCTGCGGTGTCGCCTATGTCAAGCTGGTGCCGCTGACGCCCGAGGAGGTGCAGACCCTCCAGTCCCGTCGCAGCGATGCCTCGCGCCGCACGCTCGTGACGACCATTGATGGCTTTAGCTTCATCTACTCCCGCCGGTGCACCACCCGCGAGGACCTGCGCCGCGAGGTTGAGGTCTACCGCGATACCGACTTCGGCACGCTCATCCTGCAGCCGGGCGGCGCGGACATGACCAACTACCCCTCGCGCGTCGGCGAAATGGCCGGGCAGACACTGGAGGTCTTCGGCCGCACCGGCGACCGCCAGTACGCCGAGGCCATCCGGGAGCTGGCCCGGCAGCAGATCAACCCCACGCAGGTGATGATCGGGGGGGCCCATGACGCCGGCCTGAAGGTGCATATCGCCATCCGCCCTGGCGCCTGGGAGCACAGCCCGCCCCTCGATGACTTCTTCACCAGCCGCTTCTACCGCGAGCACCCCCAGTGGCGCTGCGTGGATCGTGACGGCACCCCGGTCTCGCGGATGAGCTACGCCGTGCCCGAGGTGCGCGCTCACCTGGTGGACGTCCTGCGCGAGGCGGTGGGCTTCGGGGCGGACGGCGCGTGTGTGCTATATGTGCGTGGCGCCCCCTTCGTGCTGTACGAGAAGCCCTTTGCCGACCTGTTCCAGAAGCGCTACAACGCCGACGTGCAAACGGTGGACGAGAATGACCCGAGGGTCCTCGCCCTGCGGGCCGAGATCATGACCGGCTTCATGCGCGAGATCCGCACGATGCTCGATGGGGAGGGCCGCAAGCGCGGGACGCGGCTGGCCCTCAGCGCCATGGTGCTGGCCAACGAGGCCGACAACCTCAAGTTCGGGCTGGACCTGCGACAATGGGTCAAGGACGGCCTGGTAGATCTCGTCATGCCCTACCTGCACGCGGGCGGCGGGGCCGCCAAGGAGTACGACATGGCCTTCTTCAGGGAGGTCTGCGGCGCCGCCAAGGTCCCGGTCAAGCCCACCTTCATCGGCTGGAGCACGCCGGATGTGCCGAGCGTCCTGCGCCAGGCGGTCGCGCTGTACGACCAGGGAGCTGACGGCCTGACCTTCTGGGACGGCAACTCCGGCGATGAGAACACTGCGCGCTGGTGTACGCTCACCCGCCTGGGCAACGTCGAGGATGCACGCCGCATGAGCGAGGACGCCCCGCCCACGCCGGTGTGGCTCCGCTTCCACCGCCTCGGCGAGGTCATCGTGGACGGCAAGTACAGCCCGAACTGGGGGTACTGA
- a CDS encoding DUF4091 domain-containing protein has protein sequence MARSERLGGVQAPALQGRHCVLLLCLAATVAMAAPAAHPLYEPSSPATTSLGENLFLKAKVTSSPHWDGCVAANAVDGRHDAPSPHWAAENVPVWLTVELAEPRDLNLIRLWTFWDHRRVYQYFVEGSLDGVNWTVLGDKRANTTPQTEAGETFLFPTLKVKYVRTTFTSNSVGNVTGGHIVEIEGYRLTAEQTAAYTAREQPWANWPAGLVGYVGSVDSRYARDLPMQDEERSAIAREHSRAWSAVAWRGERVHGQVVLSSRTGARQVRFRPCELKSDDGAVVPAACVQPRFVRYVLADGKLMPDILDTLDRLDMPAQTSRPVWLTVDVPPDARPGRYNGMLEVVAADRQSVQFGLSLEVLPAVLPPPAQWRFRLDLWQNPFAVARYHDVRLWSEEHLKLLEPHLRLLAEAGQKCITTSIIHRPWGTQTYDPYDSMIQWIRKPDGTWRYDYTAFDTYVALAMRCGITDAINCYTVAPPRVLDEATGEYTPSGLSLQDTWRPFLADFTAHLRQKGWLGKTALAMDEWPLDRMLPMIAFLRQTAPELKIALAGGNHPELADKIDDWCVFITPPLDPALARQRAAKGLPTTTYVCCGPGRPNTFTFSPPAEATWLGWYCAAQGYSGLLRWAYDSWTQDPLHDTSYVTWPAGDCFLVYPGARSSIRFERLREGIADFEKIRIVREKLAASQDPAAEQAVAALNQTLVGFTYAKVQTEPAAMPVSEGKKTLEAASRLLR, from the coding sequence GTGGCACGAAGCGAACGACTGGGCGGGGTACAAGCCCCCGCCCTACAGGGCCGCCACTGTGTGCTGCTGCTGTGCCTCGCGGCCACCGTTGCTATGGCGGCGCCGGCCGCGCACCCGCTCTATGAGCCGTCTTCGCCGGCGACGACCAGTCTGGGGGAGAACCTGTTCCTCAAGGCGAAGGTCACCTCGTCACCGCACTGGGACGGCTGCGTGGCCGCGAACGCGGTGGATGGCCGACACGACGCGCCCTCGCCGCACTGGGCCGCCGAGAACGTCCCGGTGTGGCTTACCGTGGAACTTGCCGAGCCCCGCGACCTCAACCTCATCCGCCTTTGGACCTTCTGGGACCATCGCCGTGTGTACCAGTACTTTGTCGAGGGCTCCCTCGATGGTGTGAACTGGACGGTGCTCGGCGACAAGCGCGCGAACACCACGCCCCAGACCGAGGCCGGTGAGACGTTCCTCTTCCCCACACTCAAGGTCAAGTACGTCCGCACCACCTTCACCAGCAACTCCGTCGGCAACGTCACCGGCGGGCACATCGTGGAGATCGAGGGCTATCGGCTGACCGCCGAGCAGACGGCGGCCTACACCGCCCGGGAGCAGCCGTGGGCCAACTGGCCCGCCGGGCTGGTGGGATACGTGGGGTCGGTGGACTCGCGCTACGCGCGCGACCTGCCGATGCAGGATGAGGAGCGCTCGGCGATCGCCCGCGAGCACAGCCGCGCATGGTCTGCCGTGGCATGGCGCGGCGAGCGCGTGCACGGACAGGTCGTCCTCTCCTCCCGCACGGGAGCGCGGCAAGTGCGCTTCCGGCCCTGCGAACTGAAGAGCGACGACGGCGCCGTCGTCCCCGCCGCCTGCGTCCAGCCGCGCTTCGTGCGCTACGTGCTGGCCGATGGCAAGCTCATGCCCGACATCCTCGACACGCTCGACCGGCTCGATATGCCGGCACAGACGTCGCGCCCTGTGTGGCTGACGGTGGACGTGCCGCCGGACGCACGGCCGGGCCGCTACAACGGCATGCTTGAGGTCGTCGCCGCCGACCGGCAGAGCGTGCAGTTCGGCCTGTCACTGGAGGTGCTCCCGGCGGTCCTGCCGCCGCCCGCACAGTGGCGGTTTCGCCTCGACCTGTGGCAGAACCCCTTTGCCGTGGCGCGGTATCACGATGTGCGCTTGTGGTCGGAGGAGCACCTGAAGCTGCTGGAGCCGCACCTCCGTCTCCTCGCAGAGGCGGGGCAGAAGTGCATCACCACCAGCATCATCCACCGTCCATGGGGCACGCAGACCTACGACCCGTATGACAGCATGATCCAGTGGATCCGCAAGCCCGACGGCACGTGGCGCTATGACTACACCGCCTTCGACACCTATGTCGCCCTCGCCATGCGCTGCGGCATCACCGACGCGATCAACTGCTACACGGTCGCGCCGCCGCGTGTGCTCGACGAAGCCACCGGCGAGTACACGCCCAGCGGTCTGTCGCTGCAGGACACGTGGCGTCCGTTCCTGGCCGACTTCACTGCTCACCTGAGGCAGAAGGGCTGGCTGGGGAAGACGGCGCTGGCGATGGACGAGTGGCCGCTGGACCGGATGCTGCCGATGATCGCGTTCCTCCGCCAGACTGCGCCCGAGCTGAAGATCGCGCTGGCCGGCGGCAACCACCCCGAGCTGGCCGACAAGATTGACGACTGGTGTGTGTTCATCACCCCGCCGCTGGACCCGGCGCTCGCCCGGCAGCGCGCCGCCAAGGGCCTTCCCACGACGACCTACGTCTGTTGCGGACCGGGGCGCCCGAACACCTTCACGTTCTCACCGCCCGCCGAGGCGACATGGCTGGGCTGGTACTGTGCCGCGCAGGGCTACTCGGGTCTGTTGCGGTGGGCCTACGATAGCTGGACCCAGGACCCGCTGCACGACACGAGCTACGTGACCTGGCCGGCCGGCGATTGCTTCCTCGTCTACCCGGGCGCGCGCAGCTCCATCCGCTTCGAGCGCCTGCGGGAGGGCATCGCCGACTTCGAGAAGATCAGGATCGTGCGTGAGAAGCTGGCCGCCTCCCAGGACCCGGCGGCGGAGCAGGCGGTGGCCGCGCTGAACCAGACTCTCGTCGGCTTCACCTATGCGAAGGTCCAGACGGAGCCCGCCGCGATGCCGGTCAGTGAGGGGAAGAAGACACTGGAGGCGGCCAGCCGCCTCCTGCGTTAG